The Leptolyngbya sp. 'hensonii' genome includes the window AAACGAGATTGAATGACAGTGATCCAGCGAGTCAATCTTGGGATATCCACTCCCGCCTCCGTACCTTCTTACCATTGTTGTCGGATGGGTCCCAGTTCAGTACTGTTTAATCAGGGTCAGGCAGTTTTGCCCCTCTGGAGTCCTGGAGTAATCCAGGAAATCCATAATGTCATGCATGATCAGTAACCCACGACCGCTCGTATTCTGTTCGCTGTTGTTCTGTTTGGCTTTTTGTAGACGTTGTTCCAGGTTAAAACCTGGTCCCTGATCCCAAATTTTGATTTCCAGCCCCTGATCCTGTATAGAAACTTCAATCTGAACGGGGGTTTCCGGAGGGTACCCCCGATGAGCGTGGCGGACCACATTGATAAACCCTTCCGCCAGCGCTGTTTGACATTCCAGCCAGGTGCGCTGGGGGATAGAGGGGTGATAGAGTTGCTCAAACCATTGCAGAACCTCAGATAAAAGATCTGCATCTGATTTGATCCGGAGTTGCTGCGTGCGTTTCACTAGAGGTTTTAAGAATTAATGCTGAGATAATTCAAAGCTTAATATATATGGAAACCTAGCAGATTCCTTTCACAGTCGGCCTGAGAGAAATGCTTAAATTAAGGGGTCTCTGCCCCTTCAAATTAACATCAATTAATTCTTTTTTGTTTTGAAAAACATTAATAGTCCAGGATGGCTCAAATTCTTGTCATTGATGATGACCCTGTAATTCAGCTTGTGCTCAAGCAGATTCTGCAGAATCAGGGATATGAGGTTGCCTTTGCCTCCACAGGAGAGTTGGGGCTGACATTGGCGCGTGAAACACAGCCAGAATTGATTATTTGCGACTGGATGCTCCCCGGGATTGATGGCCTGGAAGTCTGTCAGCAAATCCGGCAAGATCCACTCCTGACCTCCGTATTTTTCATTCTCTTGACCGCTCGGGGTACGGTCGCGGCCCTGGTCCAGGCCCTGGATGCCGGAGCGGATGAATTTTTATCCAAACCGATCGATCAGAATGAGTTGAAAGCCAGAGTTAGGGCTGGCCTGCGATTGTACCAATCGAATCAGGTGCTGCAATTACAGAAGCAACAGCTTTCAGAGTTGAATCAGGTGCTGCAGACTCAAAAGCAATTGCTGGAGCAGCAGTTATCGGAAGCAGCAAACTATGTACAATCCATTCTGCCGCGCCCGATCGAAACGCCCCTTAAAATTGAATCCCGCTATGTTCCATCCATGCAGTTGGGTGGGGATTGCTTTGATTATTTCTGGCTCGATCCAGATTTTCTGGCGATCTATCTGCTAGATACCTCTGGTCATGGAGTAGGGTCTGCCTTACTCTCCATCTCCGTGTTCAACCTGATTCGCTCCCAATCTCTGGATGAAGTGAATTTTTATCACCCCAGTACGGTGCTGACTAAGCTCAACCAGAATTTTCGGATGAGCGAACAGGGATTTAAGTACTTTACCCTCTGGTATGGAGTCTATGACCTGGTTAATCGGCAACTGATTTACGCCGGTGGGGGGCAT containing:
- a CDS encoding ATP-binding protein is translated as MKRTQQLRIKSDADLLSEVLQWFEQLYHPSIPQRTWLECQTALAEGFINVVRHAHRGYPPETPVQIEVSIQDQGLEIKIWDQGPGFNLEQRLQKAKQNNSEQNTSGRGLLIMHDIMDFLDYSRTPEGQNCLTLIKQY
- a CDS encoding SpoIIE family protein phosphatase encodes the protein MAQILVIDDDPVIQLVLKQILQNQGYEVAFASTGELGLTLARETQPELIICDWMLPGIDGLEVCQQIRQDPLLTSVFFILLTARGTVAALVQALDAGADEFLSKPIDQNELKARVRAGLRLYQSNQVLQLQKQQLSELNQVLQTQKQLLEQQLSEAANYVQSILPRPIETPLKIESRYVPSMQLGGDCFDYFWLDPDFLAIYLLDTSGHGVGSALLSISVFNLIRSQSLDEVNFYHPSTVLTKLNQNFRMSEQGFKYFTLWYGVYDLVNRQLIYAGGGHPPALLLTGTEAETQVVELKSQSMPVGLFTDTQFTNSYCKVEPGSELYIFSDGIYEVKQSDGNLVGLPSFVDLVRKLRSDSSLNLDWLLNQIQDLGEKPGYEDDVSLLKISFD